The genomic stretch GGTCTTTTTTCTGGGCGGTCCTGCCACATCCTACCGTACTCTTCACCCTCCGTTGTCTCCACGTCCGAAATTGGCACTAGGCCCGCGGGTTTGAGTGGGGTCGGCATCCGTGGGCGCACCTTTCCCTTTCCCTTTCCCCGGTTTTTGGGGTTGCCCGTTGGAGCCTTCCCATCCACGTCGGTTCCTTGACGTTCCGTGGTCGGGCTCCCATGGCGACTAGGGGGGGGGGAAGTCACCGGCGACGGGCTGGACCGCACCGTGTACATGGTGCCGTCCGAGTCACCCCCACTTCCCGCTAGAATCCCTGGAATCCCTGGGTCTATTCGGGTCAGGAGGACTTTGGCGACCCTCTCGAACCTGGCCTCACGGCCTCCCTCGAGCGCCAGTAGTGCGCGTGGCTCCTCCTGTCTTGCCCCTACTTCTGTGGCGGTGCTCGGAGTTGCACCTGGCGCACGCCGTATAAAGCGGCCCTGCCTGTCCCTTGCCGCTGTTAGGACGTCAACCCCTCCAAACGGAGGAATCTGCAGCTCGGGCAAGCTGAGGTCAATGCGTGGGCTTGGATAGTCCACACATTGACTGTGCTGTGACACGTTCTCCCGTGCAGGGACAGGCCCCTGCACGGGCGAACGCGCCAAGGAGCTTCGCGGAAGAAAGACCCTTTCCTCCTCGTCCTCCGAGTTTCCTCCCCTCATCCGCAAAATATCCATATCGCTTGCGTAATCGAGTTCCGTTTGTTCATAGCCAGTGTCGTGTTCACGAGAGCCGGCATCCCGCCGGCCCACGAAGCAACTTTTGCCCCCTCCGTATACGACGGGGCTCTCACCCGCCGAAGCGAGTGAACGGGATTGGGTACCCGCCCGGAGAATTTTAAAGTTGCTGATCTCCATGATTAGCTTTTTTAAGGGGTGAGCTCCCCCGCACGCTCGGGACTGGACTCCCTCCAGCCACGCATCCCATCGGCGCGATTGCTCACCTTGGGATTGGGGTAATTTATTATAGTGGTTTTCTTCCACGCGGTGCTACTCTCAATGAGCAGCACCCCCGGCCGGCTCAGTGCGGGTTACGGGTTGCCCGACGGGGAGCCGAAACTCACCCAGCAGTCGCATGACTGCAGCTGCCAGACCCGTCGCGCCGCGAGCCTTGAAGGCCCGCCATCCCACGCCGCTCGAAGGCGGCCGCTGCCCAATATTAGGGCTCCTTCAAACACGGTGCACGCGCACCACCACCGTGCGTGCCTCCGTCGCGGGTACCTGGCCTCGTGAGATCCACACACATCTCAGGCCAGGCCCGCCCACCCTATGTACTTCCCCTGCGCCCTCTGCTCCGTCAGAGGGACGCGGGGAGAACCGTCATGTGCCGCTCTTTGTCTGGTCTCTCACTCCAGGCCTGTCCGGTATGGGTAGCCCTGTCCGGCGTAGCCCCGAGGATCATTGAGACACGCAAGCCCCCCCACCACGGCAAGGTGGCAGCACTTCGAGgggaacctaacctaacctaacctaacctaacctaacctaaccttttttttttttttttttttttttatacagggGAAATGCAttacgcataccacccgggCGAACGGGGACACCCgagtggttatgtgggactcccacGAGAATCCGGTCTACCCACTAAAACCACCTGTCTGTCGCCTCGGTGCCTTAAGGGCGGAGTTACGGGCACGCGGCGTCACTCATCCACAACTCCGCCAGCAACTGTCCCTTAGGACCCATCACCAGGTAAAACCTCCATTAAGGGCGTATCCGAACACTTTCCACGCCTCCTACCCGAGGACCTCTTTCCTATGGGTGTCAAACGCCCCCGTATCTGACACCCGGAGGTCTATGTTAAGGTGGCAAGCGTCTGTCGTGCGCAGCACGCCTGCGTCTCATTCTACGTCGGCGCATAGGGTCAGCCTCAGCctgaaacctaacctaacctaacctaacctaacctaacctaacctaacctaacctaacctaacctaaccatccTGGGTAAAGTTTTCGAAAAGATGGTGGTGGCCAGGCTTAAATTCCACCTACTACCCCAAATGAGTAACAACCAGTACGGGTTCATGCCACAGCGCAGCACCGAGGACTCCCTTTATGTCCTAATGAAACGTATAAAAAGCAAACTACATCAAAAGAAGATAATCACGATAATATCACTCGACATAGAGGGGGCTTTTGATGGTGCTTGGTGGCCGGCTATAAGGACCCGTCTGGCAGATGAAAACTGTCCAGTCGAGCTAAGACGCGTAATTGATAGCTACCTCACGAACCGAAGGGTAACTGTCAGATATGCCGGGGAGCAATACAGCCTGGACACCACCAAAGGATGCGTGCAGGGGTCGATAGCGGGTCCCATCCTCTGGAACTTGCTTCTGGACCCGCTGTTAAAAAGCTACGAGCAAAAGGGATACTACTGTCAGGCATTTGCCGACGACGTCGTCCTTGTCGTTGATGGGGACACTGCCCTTGAAATAGAATTGCGCGCAAACGCTGCTCTCAGCCATGCTCAGGAGTGGGGAGTCAAAAATAAACTCCGATTTGCACCACATAAAACAAACGCCATGGTAATCACGCGGAGGCTTAAGTATGACACCCCTCGACTGTGTATGGGTGGGACCAGCATAGCCATGACAAAAGAACTAAAAATACTTGGAGTAACCATCGACGACAAGCTGACATTCAACAGCCACGTCTCAAATGTCTGCAGAAAGGCAATAGCAGTGCACAAGCAACTGTCGAGGGCTGCAAAGACGGAATGGGGGCTTCATCCTGAagtaatcaaaataatatatgtgGCAACCATAGAACCGATAGTGCTGTATGCCGCCAGCGTGTGGGCGCACGCTGCGAATAAACTCGGTATACAAAAGCAGCTGGCGGTGGTGCAACGTGGAGTGGCACAGAAAATCTGCAAAGCCTACCGTACGGTCTCCTTGAACTCAGCGCTGATTCTGGCAGGGATACTCCCTCTAGACCTCCGAGTACGAGAGGCGGCACTATTGTATGAAGCCAAGCGAGGTGAGTACCTGCCTGACTCAGTACCTGACGATAGGGAGATTGAACGGATGGCACCGGCAATAGAAATGCCCCACCCCGCAGAGCGCGAAGAGTTGGGAGTGGTTCGCCTGGTAAACTTAGATGATGTCAACTCGAACAGCGAATTCGACGTACGAATATTCACCGACGGTAGCAAAATTGGGGGCGGTGTCGGGGCCTCACTTTCTAT from Cydia fagiglandana chromosome 11, ilCydFagi1.1, whole genome shotgun sequence encodes the following:
- the LOC134668623 gene encoding uncharacterized protein LOC134668623; this translates as MVVARLKFHLLPQMSNNQYGFMPQRSTEDSLYVLMKRIKSKLHQKKIITIISLDIEGAFDGAWWPAIRTRLADENCPVELRRVIDSYLTNRRVTVRYAGEQYSLDTTKGCVQGSIAGPILWNLLLDPLLKSYEQKGYYCQAFADDVVLVVDGDTALEIELRANAALSHAQEWGVKNKLRFAPHKTNAMVITRRLKYDTPRLCMGGTSIAMTKELKILGVTIDDKLTFNSHVSNVCRKAIAVHKQLSRAAKTEWGLHPEVIKIIYVATIEPIVLYAASVWAHAANKLGIQKQLAVVQRGVAQKICKAYRTVSLNSALILAGILPLDLRVREAALLYEAKRGEYLPDSVPDDREIERMAPAIEMPHPAEREELGVVRLVNLDDVNSNSEFDVRIFTDGSKIGGGVGASLSIWKGETETKAHRLALSKYCTVYQAELLALCKATREAKKYAEKSFGIYSDSMAALQTVQNHSCLHPLAVEARENLKAMSLQGKVATLHWIKAHAGLEGNERADELAKGAAVGSKRKPDYDHCPVSFVKRSIRMSTLDEWNRRYKSGETASITKLFFPDAVKAYRMTKKFTPTNLKTQLMTGHGGFSEYLNRFKCKESPSCICDSNIQETVPHILFECPAFGKERFEIEQNTKLDITAANLQNIMDSTEMENFLEFCLKIVKRVVERNKTR